The following proteins come from a genomic window of Lolium rigidum isolate FL_2022 chromosome 5, APGP_CSIRO_Lrig_0.1, whole genome shotgun sequence:
- the LOC124658101 gene encoding anaphase-promoting complex subunit 11-like produces the protein MKVKVLQWHAVASWTWDAQDETCGICRMAFDGCCPDCKFPGDDCPIIWGACNHAFHLHCILKWVNSQTSTPLCPMCRREWQFKG, from the coding sequence ATGAAGGTGAAGGTTCTCCAGTGGCAcgcggtggcttcctggacatgggACGCGCAGGACGAGACGTGCGGCATATGCAGGATGGCGTTCGACGGCTGCTGCCCTGACTGCAAGTTCCCCGGGGACGACTGCCCGATCATCTGGGGCGCCTGCAACCACGCCTTCCACCTTCACTGCATACTCAAGTGGGTTAATTCGCAGACATCAACGCCCCTCTGCCCCATGTGCCGTAGGGAGTGGCAGTTCAAGGGCTAA
- the LOC124658099 gene encoding putative chloride channel-like protein CLC-g isoform X1 translates to MASTAPREDIVMEDEEQRPPLTRALLHRSATNNISQVAMVGSKACPIESLDYEIIENDLFDQNWRTRAKADQVRYVVLKWTFCFAIGILTGVVGFLINLAVENVAGLKHSAVSTLMESSSYWTAFFVFAGTNLALLLFASAITASISPAAGGSGIPEVKAYLNGVDAPNIFSLKTLAVKVIGNIAAVSSSLHVGKAGPMVHTGACIAAIFGQGGSRKYGLTWRWLRYFKNDRDRRDLVTIGAGAGVTAAFRAPVGGVLFALESLCSWWRSALLWRSFFTTAVVAVVLRLFIDLCGTGSCGMFGKGGLVMYDVSTLFDDLMTYHLKDIPTVILIGVIGALLGALYNFLMKNVLRIYNIINERGRVHQLLLAAAVSILTSCCLFGLPWFAPCRPCPTEPGAPNGSCGSLNRFRQFHCPPDHYNDLASLFLNINDDAIRNLYTTGTNDVYHPGSMLAFFIASYIFGILSYGVVAPSGLFVPIILTGATYGRLVAMLLGNHSDLDHGLVAILGSASFLGGTLRMTVSVCVIILELTNNLLLLPLVMLVLLISKTVADSFNSSIYDLILQLKGLPHLDGHAEPYTRQLAVGDVVAGPLRSFNGVEKVGHVMHILSTTRHHAFPVIDEPPFATAPVLYGLVLRAHLLVLLKKREFLPAQERYPKEYSIEARFEAQDFDKRGSGKQDTIDDVELSAEEMEMYVDLHPFTNASPYTVVETMSLAKALILFREVGLRHLLVVPKACDRSPVVGILTRHDFMPEHILGLHPVLLGSRWKRLRWQKGAITKYFRSLIVSLANTG, encoded by the exons ATGGCCTCCACAGCTCCGCGGGAGGACATTGTGATGGAGGACGAGGAGCAGCGTCCACCCCTGACGCGGGCtctcctccaccgtagcgccaccAACAACATCTCTCAGGTGGCCATGGTCGGCTCCAAAGCATGCCCCATCGAGAGCCTGGACTACGA GATTATTGAGAATGACCTCTTCGATCAGAACTGGAGGACGAGAGCCAAAGCTGACCAGGTCCGGTACGTGGTCCTCAAATGGACCTTCTGCTTCGCCATCGGGATCCTCACCGGCGTCGTCGGCTTCCTCATCAACCTCGCCGTCGAGAACGTCGCCGGTCTCAAGCACTCTGCCGTGTCCACCCTCATGGAATCCAGCAG CTACTGGACTGCCTTCTTCGTGTTTGCCGGCACCAACCTGGCCCTGCTGCTGTTCGCTTCGGCGATCACGGcgtccatctcgccggcggccggaggatcgGGGATCCCGGAGGTGAAGGCCTACCTCAACGGCGTGGACGCACCCAACATCTTCTCGCTCAAGACCCTCGCTGTCAAG GTCATCGGCAACATAGCCGCCGTTTCATCGTCGCTGCACGTCGGCAAGGCTGGACCAATGGTGCACACTGGCGCGTGCATTGCCGCCATCTTCGGCCAGGGCGGCTCACGCAAGTACGGCCTCACCTGGCGCTGGCTACGCTACTTCAAGAACGACCGGGACCGCCGTGACCTTGTGACCAttggcgccggcgccggtgtcACCGCCGCGTTTCGGGCGCCGGTCGGAGGTGTCCTGTTCGCTCTCGAATCCCTCTGCTCGTG gtGGCGGAGCGCGCTGCTCTGGCGTTCGTTCTTCACGACGGCGGTGGTGGCTGTGGTGCTGCGGCTGTTCATTGATCTGTGCGGGACGGGGAGTTGTGGGATGTTCGGCAAGGGCGGGCTGGTCATGTACGACGTGAGCACCCTGTTCGACGACCTCATGACGTACCATCTCAAGGACATCCCCACCGTCATCCTCATCGGCGTCATCGGCGCCCTCCTCGGTGCCCTCTACAACTTCCTGATGAAGAATGTTCTTCGCATCTACAACATCATCAACGA GAGAGGGCGTGTGCACCAGCTGCTGCTGGCGGCGGCCGTGTCCATCCTGACATCGTGCTGCCTGTTCGGCCTTCCCTGGTTCGCGCCATGCCGGCCCTGCCCCACGGAGCCGGGGGCGCCCAACGGCTCCTGCGGTTCCCTGAACCGGTTCCGGCAGTTCCACTGCCCGCCAGACCACTACAATGACCTGGCCAGCCTCTTCCTCAACATCAACGACGACGCCATCCGCAACCTCTACACCACCGGTACCAACGATGTCTACCACCCAGGCTCCATGCTCGCCTTCTTCATCGCCTCCTACATTTTCGGCATACTCAGCTACGGCGTCGTCGCACCATCCGGCCTCTTCGTCCCCATCATCCTCACTGGCGCCACCTACGGTCGCCTCGTAGCCATGCTGCTCGGGAACCACTCCGACCTGGACCATGGCCTCGTCGCCATCCTAGGCTCCGCGTCCTTCCTCGGCGGCACGCTCCGAATGACGGTGTCCGTGTGCGTCATCATCCTGGAACTCACCAACAACCTGCTCCTCCTGCCGCTCGTCATGCTGGTGCTGCTCATCTCCAAGACCGTCGCCGACTCCTTCAACTCCAGCATCTACGACCTCATCCTGCAGCTCAAGGGCCTGCCGCACCTCGATGGCCACGCCGAGCCCTACACGCGGCAGCTCGCAGTCGGCGACGTGGTGGCCGGCCCGCTGCGCAGCTTCAACGGCGTGGAGAAGGTCGGCCACGTCATGCACATCCTCAGCACCACGAGGCACCATGCGTTCCCGGTCATCGACGAGCCGCCCTTCGCCACGGCGCCAGTGCTCTACGGGCTGGTGCTCAGGGCGCACCTGCTGGTtcttctgaagaagagggagttccTGCCGGCGCAGGAGCGGTACCCAAAGGAGTACAGCATCGAGGCGAGGTTCGAGGCGCAGGACTTCGACAAGCGGGGATCCGGGAAGCAGGACACCATCGACGACGTGGAGCTGTCGGCAGAGGAGATGGAGATGTACGTCGACCTGCACCCGTTCACCAACGCGTCGCCATACACCGTCGTCGAGACCATGTCGCTGGCCAAGGCTCTCATCCTCTTCCGGGAGGTTGGACTGCGCCACCTCCTCGTCGTGCCAAAGGCCTGCGAT AGGTCACCGGTGGTTGGGATCCTGACGAGGCACGACTTCATGCCGGAGCACATCCTGGGGCTACACCCTGTTCTGCTCGGCAGCCGgtggaagcggctccggtggcaaAAGGGCGCCATCACCAAGTACTTCCGCTCGCTCATCGTCTCGCTCGCCAACACCGGCTGA
- the LOC124658099 gene encoding putative chloride channel-like protein CLC-g isoform X2, whose product MTSSIRTGGREPKLTRSGTWSSNGPSASPSGSSPASSASSSTSPSRTSPVSSTLPCPPSWNPAGATYLLRVKEIPQCYWTAFFVFAGTNLALLLFASAITASISPAAGGSGIPEVKAYLNGVDAPNIFSLKTLAVKVIGNIAAVSSSLHVGKAGPMVHTGACIAAIFGQGGSRKYGLTWRWLRYFKNDRDRRDLVTIGAGAGVTAAFRAPVGGVLFALESLCSWWRSALLWRSFFTTAVVAVVLRLFIDLCGTGSCGMFGKGGLVMYDVSTLFDDLMTYHLKDIPTVILIGVIGALLGALYNFLMKNVLRIYNIINERGRVHQLLLAAAVSILTSCCLFGLPWFAPCRPCPTEPGAPNGSCGSLNRFRQFHCPPDHYNDLASLFLNINDDAIRNLYTTGTNDVYHPGSMLAFFIASYIFGILSYGVVAPSGLFVPIILTGATYGRLVAMLLGNHSDLDHGLVAILGSASFLGGTLRMTVSVCVIILELTNNLLLLPLVMLVLLISKTVADSFNSSIYDLILQLKGLPHLDGHAEPYTRQLAVGDVVAGPLRSFNGVEKVGHVMHILSTTRHHAFPVIDEPPFATAPVLYGLVLRAHLLVLLKKREFLPAQERYPKEYSIEARFEAQDFDKRGSGKQDTIDDVELSAEEMEMYVDLHPFTNASPYTVVETMSLAKALILFREVGLRHLLVVPKACDRSPVVGILTRHDFMPEHILGLHPVLLGSRWKRLRWQKGAITKYFRSLIVSLANTG is encoded by the exons ATGACCTCTTCGATCAGAACTGGAGGACGAGAGCCAAAGCTGACCAGGTCCGGTACGTGGTCCTCAAATGGACCTTCTGCTTCGCCATCGGGATCCTCACCGGCGTCGTCGGCTTCCTCATCAACCTCGCCGTCGAGAACGTCGCCGGTCTCAAGCACTCTGCCGTGTCCACCCTCATGGAATCCAGCAGGTGCTACCTACCTTCTTCGTGTTAAAGAAATACCCCAATG CTACTGGACTGCCTTCTTCGTGTTTGCCGGCACCAACCTGGCCCTGCTGCTGTTCGCTTCGGCGATCACGGcgtccatctcgccggcggccggaggatcgGGGATCCCGGAGGTGAAGGCCTACCTCAACGGCGTGGACGCACCCAACATCTTCTCGCTCAAGACCCTCGCTGTCAAG GTCATCGGCAACATAGCCGCCGTTTCATCGTCGCTGCACGTCGGCAAGGCTGGACCAATGGTGCACACTGGCGCGTGCATTGCCGCCATCTTCGGCCAGGGCGGCTCACGCAAGTACGGCCTCACCTGGCGCTGGCTACGCTACTTCAAGAACGACCGGGACCGCCGTGACCTTGTGACCAttggcgccggcgccggtgtcACCGCCGCGTTTCGGGCGCCGGTCGGAGGTGTCCTGTTCGCTCTCGAATCCCTCTGCTCGTG gtGGCGGAGCGCGCTGCTCTGGCGTTCGTTCTTCACGACGGCGGTGGTGGCTGTGGTGCTGCGGCTGTTCATTGATCTGTGCGGGACGGGGAGTTGTGGGATGTTCGGCAAGGGCGGGCTGGTCATGTACGACGTGAGCACCCTGTTCGACGACCTCATGACGTACCATCTCAAGGACATCCCCACCGTCATCCTCATCGGCGTCATCGGCGCCCTCCTCGGTGCCCTCTACAACTTCCTGATGAAGAATGTTCTTCGCATCTACAACATCATCAACGA GAGAGGGCGTGTGCACCAGCTGCTGCTGGCGGCGGCCGTGTCCATCCTGACATCGTGCTGCCTGTTCGGCCTTCCCTGGTTCGCGCCATGCCGGCCCTGCCCCACGGAGCCGGGGGCGCCCAACGGCTCCTGCGGTTCCCTGAACCGGTTCCGGCAGTTCCACTGCCCGCCAGACCACTACAATGACCTGGCCAGCCTCTTCCTCAACATCAACGACGACGCCATCCGCAACCTCTACACCACCGGTACCAACGATGTCTACCACCCAGGCTCCATGCTCGCCTTCTTCATCGCCTCCTACATTTTCGGCATACTCAGCTACGGCGTCGTCGCACCATCCGGCCTCTTCGTCCCCATCATCCTCACTGGCGCCACCTACGGTCGCCTCGTAGCCATGCTGCTCGGGAACCACTCCGACCTGGACCATGGCCTCGTCGCCATCCTAGGCTCCGCGTCCTTCCTCGGCGGCACGCTCCGAATGACGGTGTCCGTGTGCGTCATCATCCTGGAACTCACCAACAACCTGCTCCTCCTGCCGCTCGTCATGCTGGTGCTGCTCATCTCCAAGACCGTCGCCGACTCCTTCAACTCCAGCATCTACGACCTCATCCTGCAGCTCAAGGGCCTGCCGCACCTCGATGGCCACGCCGAGCCCTACACGCGGCAGCTCGCAGTCGGCGACGTGGTGGCCGGCCCGCTGCGCAGCTTCAACGGCGTGGAGAAGGTCGGCCACGTCATGCACATCCTCAGCACCACGAGGCACCATGCGTTCCCGGTCATCGACGAGCCGCCCTTCGCCACGGCGCCAGTGCTCTACGGGCTGGTGCTCAGGGCGCACCTGCTGGTtcttctgaagaagagggagttccTGCCGGCGCAGGAGCGGTACCCAAAGGAGTACAGCATCGAGGCGAGGTTCGAGGCGCAGGACTTCGACAAGCGGGGATCCGGGAAGCAGGACACCATCGACGACGTGGAGCTGTCGGCAGAGGAGATGGAGATGTACGTCGACCTGCACCCGTTCACCAACGCGTCGCCATACACCGTCGTCGAGACCATGTCGCTGGCCAAGGCTCTCATCCTCTTCCGGGAGGTTGGACTGCGCCACCTCCTCGTCGTGCCAAAGGCCTGCGAT AGGTCACCGGTGGTTGGGATCCTGACGAGGCACGACTTCATGCCGGAGCACATCCTGGGGCTACACCCTGTTCTGCTCGGCAGCCGgtggaagcggctccggtggcaaAAGGGCGCCATCACCAAGTACTTCCGCTCGCTCATCGTCTCGCTCGCCAACACCGGCTGA